A genomic stretch from bacterium includes:
- a CDS encoding luciferase family protein, which produces MSVHGAGQSIEATVSRWEGITTNPHRFGGIEYRLGDREIGHVHGDGLVDIPFPTRVWHELVAAGQAVPHHVLPNSGWVSFYIREAEDVEKAIVLLRRSYELAASHREGGRSTGAG; this is translated from the coding sequence ATGTCCGTTCACGGCGCGGGTCAATCAATTGAGGCGACCGTTTCAAGGTGGGAAGGCATCACCACGAACCCCCACCGGTTCGGTGGGATCGAATATCGGCTGGGAGATCGGGAGATCGGCCACGTCCACGGTGATGGCCTTGTTGACATCCCGTTCCCAACGCGCGTGTGGCACGAGCTCGTGGCAGCGGGGCAAGCCGTACCCCACCATGTCTTGCCAAACAGCGGATGGGTCAGCTTCTACATTCGTGAGGCAGAGGATGTTGAGAAGGCGATCGTATTGCTGCGACGATCCTATGAACTCGCAGCGAGCCACAGGGAAGGGGGAAGGTCGACAGGCGCCGGGTAG
- a CDS encoding alkaline phosphatase family protein, whose translation MTTLLRRKLTILWDRATKLSEPIHGSCGAQAFRLFTVALLLALVVTMGSAQNSPAVPVDITQIRHVVIVMQENRSFDSYFGTFPGANGLPRKNGQFTVCVPDPRSGGCQRPYHDASQVNGGARHSLEAAITDIDGGRMDGFIKSAEEGTNRGCGVTNNVNPNCLTSGPTDVMGYHDAREIPNYWTYAADFALDTHMFESVDSWSLPAHLYTVSGWAARCTNPTDPMSCTSDPALAGGSLLGVAPEPFVACLTQRGVTGGQVTGSARRQVIQQCLAPLSSADRQQLRSAAQAQRTARTGPYPWTDLTYLLHKNGISWAYYVQKGIQPDCDGNPQETTAGCTPRPQSAATPSIWNPLPSFEDVKEDGQLANVKDLSQFYAAAGTGTLPSVSWIAPSFVDSEHPPATPAAGQAYVTSLINAVMRSPDWTSTAIFLTWDDWGGFYDHVAPPQVDGRGYGLRVPCIVISPYAKKGYIDHQTLSFDAFNKFIEDDFLHGARIDPRTDGRPDSRPDVRENATILGDLRSDFDFSQSARRPVILSTHPVAGPASMP comes from the coding sequence ATGACCACTCTACTGAGGCGTAAGCTCACGATCCTGTGGGATCGGGCCACCAAGCTGAGTGAACCGATTCACGGGTCTTGCGGGGCGCAAGCCTTCCGCCTGTTCACTGTTGCACTGCTCCTGGCGCTCGTTGTGACGATGGGGTCCGCGCAGAACTCGCCGGCCGTGCCGGTCGACATCACACAGATCCGGCACGTCGTGATTGTCATGCAGGAGAACCGGTCGTTCGATTCATACTTCGGTACCTTCCCAGGAGCCAATGGCCTGCCGAGGAAGAACGGACAGTTCACGGTCTGCGTCCCCGACCCCCGCAGCGGTGGCTGTCAGCGCCCTTATCACGATGCCAGCCAGGTAAACGGGGGCGCACGTCATAGTCTGGAGGCCGCGATCACCGACATCGATGGCGGGAGGATGGATGGGTTCATCAAGAGCGCCGAGGAGGGAACCAACCGCGGGTGCGGGGTCACCAACAACGTCAACCCGAACTGTTTGACCTCGGGCCCGACGGACGTGATGGGCTATCACGACGCGCGGGAGATTCCCAACTATTGGACCTATGCCGCCGACTTCGCGCTGGATACCCACATGTTCGAGTCCGTGGACTCGTGGAGCCTGCCCGCGCATCTGTACACGGTCAGCGGATGGGCCGCTAGGTGTACCAACCCGACAGACCCAATGAGCTGCACGAGCGATCCGGCACTCGCGGGAGGCTCCCTCTTGGGGGTCGCGCCCGAGCCGTTCGTCGCCTGTTTGACTCAACGCGGTGTCACAGGCGGGCAGGTCACGGGATCGGCGAGACGCCAGGTCATTCAACAGTGCCTGGCGCCACTCTCCTCGGCGGATCGCCAGCAGCTCAGGAGCGCCGCGCAGGCGCAGCGGACTGCGCGAACCGGCCCGTACCCCTGGACCGACCTCACCTACCTGCTGCACAAGAACGGTATCTCGTGGGCCTATTACGTGCAGAAGGGTATCCAACCGGACTGTGATGGCAACCCGCAGGAAACCACGGCAGGCTGCACGCCTCGACCGCAGAGCGCCGCGACGCCGTCGATCTGGAATCCGCTTCCCTCCTTCGAGGATGTGAAGGAGGATGGTCAACTGGCGAACGTCAAGGACCTGTCCCAGTTCTACGCGGCAGCTGGGACAGGGACGCTACCGTCAGTCTCCTGGATCGCCCCTTCCTTTGTCGATAGCGAGCACCCGCCCGCCACTCCTGCGGCTGGCCAGGCCTACGTGACGTCGCTCATCAACGCTGTGATGAGGAGCCCCGACTGGACGTCGACGGCAATCTTCCTGACGTGGGACGACTGGGGTGGTTTCTACGATCACGTGGCACCACCGCAGGTGGACGGCCGCGGGTACGGGCTCCGGGTCCCGTGTATCGTCATCAGTCCCTACGCGAAGAAAGGGTACATCGACCATCAGACGCTCTCCTTCGATGCCTTCAATAAGTTCATCGAGGACGACTTCTTGCACGGAGCGCGGATCGATCCCAGAACCGACGGACGGCCCGACTCGCGGCCGGATGTCCGTGAGAACGCCACGATTCTGGGCGACTTGCGCTCAGACTTCGACTTTTCGCAGTCGGCGCGCCGCCCGGTAATTCTGTCCACCCACCCGGTCGCGGGTCCGGCCTCAATGCCGTGA
- a CDS encoding HD domain-containing phosphohydrolase, with product MAQLVTAADRLTLAKTREQTIVAIGETTLALFGADRATLWLLEDSWRRAWSYGLSTRYLAGVLGRQQDLLRETGLSSGPRAQTATLDVDHAVETVAPLALFEDIMTLAPTSASRQLGEPEGIRAQAVWPLVYGGRLLGVIGYHYNVPHAWSVIEREIVPIFCRHAAAALETARFHDDGVRRLRQLEALREGDVALSASLDLEVTLSVLLDKISAHLGADAADVLLFNAATRTFNYATGRGFRTVALRETRLRAGEGYAGQAAYEQRQISVADLRVAPGGFTQARLIAEEDFVAYHAIPLVAKGVVKGVIELFYRRPADPDPQAHEFLEALARQAAIAIDASELLASLQRVNTDLAIAYDRTIEGWSRALDLRDRETEGHSRRVAALTERLARALGVVDAEFVHLRRGALLHDIGKMAIPDGILLKPGALTEAEWEVMRRHPEYAHNLLAPIEYLRPALDIPYGHHEKWDGTGYPRGLRGEAIPLAARIFAVVDVWDALTSDRPYGTAWSEADALTYIREQAGQHFDPNVVEAFLSLDLVGMAGSKYRYRSLPLSSTPMEGA from the coding sequence ATGGCGCAGCTGGTTACCGCCGCGGATCGCCTGACTCTGGCAAAAACGCGCGAACAGACAATTGTCGCCATCGGAGAGACGACGCTCGCGCTCTTCGGCGCCGACCGCGCCACTCTCTGGCTGCTGGAAGACTCATGGAGGCGGGCATGGTCTTATGGGTTGTCTACCCGATACCTCGCCGGAGTGTTGGGTCGGCAGCAGGACTTGTTACGAGAAACCGGCCTTTCTTCGGGCCCGCGCGCGCAGACGGCCACACTCGACGTCGACCACGCCGTCGAGACGGTTGCCCCCCTCGCTTTGTTCGAGGACATCATGACCCTCGCGCCTACATCGGCGAGTCGTCAATTGGGAGAGCCGGAAGGCATTCGCGCACAGGCGGTGTGGCCGCTGGTGTATGGGGGTCGTCTGCTGGGTGTCATTGGCTATCACTACAACGTACCTCACGCATGGTCGGTGATAGAGCGGGAAATCGTCCCGATCTTCTGTCGGCATGCTGCGGCTGCGCTGGAGACCGCACGGTTCCATGATGACGGAGTGCGCCGGCTCCGGCAACTCGAGGCGCTTCGGGAGGGTGACGTCGCCCTAAGCGCCAGCCTCGATCTCGAGGTGACCCTGTCGGTGCTGCTAGACAAGATCAGCGCCCACCTGGGGGCCGATGCGGCCGACGTCCTGCTGTTCAACGCGGCGACGCGGACGTTCAACTATGCCACGGGGCGCGGTTTCCGCACGGTCGCGTTGCGCGAGACCCGGCTCCGGGCGGGAGAGGGGTATGCCGGACAAGCCGCCTACGAGCAGCGCCAGATCTCGGTTGCGGATCTCCGAGTCGCGCCCGGCGGCTTCACCCAGGCGCGGTTGATCGCCGAGGAAGACTTTGTCGCGTATCACGCGATCCCGCTTGTGGCGAAAGGGGTCGTCAAGGGCGTCATTGAGCTATTCTACCGGCGTCCCGCGGACCCCGACCCCCAGGCGCACGAATTCCTCGAAGCGCTGGCCCGCCAAGCGGCAATCGCCATCGACGCATCCGAGCTGCTCGCCAGCCTCCAACGGGTAAACACGGATCTCGCGATCGCATACGACCGGACGATCGAAGGGTGGTCGCGAGCGCTGGATCTTCGGGACCGCGAGACCGAAGGGCACAGCCGACGGGTGGCAGCCCTCACCGAGCGGTTGGCTCGCGCGCTCGGGGTCGTCGATGCCGAATTTGTGCACCTGCGGCGCGGGGCGTTGCTGCACGACATCGGAAAAATGGCCATTCCCGACGGTATCTTACTCAAGCCCGGGGCCCTCACGGAGGCCGAGTGGGAGGTGATGCGGCGTCACCCGGAGTATGCGCACAACCTGCTCGCGCCGATTGAGTATCTGCGGCCGGCCCTGGACATCCCGTACGGTCACCACGAGAAATGGGATGGGACGGGGTATCCGCGGGGTCTCCGTGGGGAGGCGATTCCCCTGGCGGCGCGGATCTTTGCCGTTGTGGACGTGTGGGACGCGCTGACCTCGGACCGTCCCTATGGGACGGCCTGGTCGGAGGCTGACGCGCTCACGTATATCCGCGAGCAGGCGGGCCAGCACTTCGATCCCAATGTCGTGGAGGCGTTCCTGTCGTTGGACCTTGTGGGGATGGCCGGGAGCAAATACCGCTATCGCAGCCTGCCACTGAGTTCCACTCCCATGGAAGGAGCGTAG
- a CDS encoding GAF domain-containing protein, with amino-acid sequence MGDTPHEHADAASAFLARLANQFSDFLTLSAVATSLLRFLRDDLGFESCAVAMLEQGSVDVLKVVGASGSHADLQGTIERKGRGIVWDVLQSQANAVVPDLTADPRGCARTPQERSGVFVPLVVGGRPIGILGAYRASVGAFTPDEVATLDLVARPIAGTLNAAQVHQRLRDASAHDPVTGLATQANFVSRVEGEIRRAVGTPHLLTVAVLRPIGVPRTVVQLAANAGERGLVAVAHKLRRGCRRHDVAARMSGDEFALLLPETTAAEAEAFLQQFDQIEVFPDDDVFRSVERTPIVPGAPHPRVALSLAWGAATWPVDGQTPQDLMDVATCRLRHKTLR; translated from the coding sequence GTGGGCGACACTCCACATGAACATGCCGATGCGGCGTCCGCGTTTCTCGCGCGTCTCGCCAACCAGTTCTCGGATTTCCTCACCTTGTCGGCGGTCGCGACCAGCTTGTTACGGTTCCTGAGGGACGATCTCGGGTTCGAGTCGTGCGCCGTTGCGATGCTGGAGCAGGGGAGCGTCGACGTTCTGAAAGTCGTGGGCGCGTCCGGATCGCACGCGGACCTACAAGGAACCATCGAGCGCAAGGGCCGCGGGATCGTCTGGGACGTGCTCCAGTCACAAGCGAACGCGGTGGTCCCGGACCTGACCGCAGATCCACGGGGTTGCGCACGCACCCCACAGGAACGCTCCGGGGTGTTTGTGCCCCTGGTCGTGGGCGGACGCCCGATCGGCATCCTTGGTGCCTACCGCGCGTCCGTTGGCGCATTCACGCCTGACGAAGTGGCGACCCTCGACCTCGTCGCGCGACCCATCGCAGGCACGCTGAACGCGGCACAGGTGCATCAGCGTCTTCGGGACGCGTCCGCGCACGACCCTGTCACCGGCCTCGCCACGCAGGCAAACTTCGTCAGCCGCGTCGAGGGAGAGATCCGTCGTGCCGTCGGTACCCCCCATCTCCTAACCGTGGCCGTATTGCGCCCCATTGGAGTACCTCGGACCGTGGTGCAGCTGGCAGCCAATGCGGGCGAACGCGGGCTCGTGGCCGTCGCGCACAAGTTGCGGCGCGGGTGTCGCCGACATGACGTGGCCGCCCGGATGAGCGGTGACGAGTTCGCCCTGTTGTTGCCAGAGACCACGGCTGCCGAGGCAGAAGCATTCCTGCAGCAATTCGACCAGATCGAGGTGTTCCCGGACGACGATGTGTTCCGCAGTGTCGAGCGTACACCGATCGTTCCAGGCGCACCGCATCCCAGGGTCGCGCTCTCCCTCGCGTGGGGAGCGGCCACGTGGCCGGTGGACGGGCAGACCCCTCAGGATCTCATGGACGTTGCGACCTGTCGATTGCGGCACAAGACGCTGCGATAG
- a CDS encoding helix-turn-helix transcriptional regulator: MEGLRASDLRRVLDFLHVLYSIHDAGEFRERLLWALHSAFPADSISLTDVDLRTHQVTGTIAPDIPMDRTKFTQHATDHPVIAHYEQTGDGHALKISDFLTRRQFHRLGLYSEFYRWVGTEYQLAATLPAPAGRVTGLAVNRTLRDFSERERRMLNLLRPHVIQAYQTASLMTQLRHDAARGAEASGPAYGLISVTRDGRVLSMTPEAQTVLAQYYGDIVQPGRRLPEDLDAWFTHHEAPQGRVDEVPQARLPLIRGHQGRGLVVRRVVDGEQIHLVVELRGRTIPPTSLERLGLTRREAEVMALVLQNYTNKTIATRLGMDQRTVAKHLEHVYNKFGVTTRGAAATWTLQGIRLVEGAHG, translated from the coding sequence ATGGAGGGATTGCGAGCCAGCGATCTTAGGCGAGTCCTGGATTTCCTGCACGTTTTGTACAGCATACACGACGCCGGAGAGTTTCGAGAGCGTCTGCTCTGGGCGCTCCACAGCGCGTTTCCGGCAGACAGCATCAGTCTCACGGACGTGGACCTCCGCACGCACCAAGTGACGGGTACTATCGCCCCCGACATTCCGATGGACCGCACCAAGTTCACACAGCACGCCACGGACCATCCGGTTATTGCACATTACGAACAGACGGGGGACGGCCACGCGCTCAAGATCTCGGACTTTCTCACCCGCCGCCAGTTTCATCGTCTTGGACTCTACTCCGAGTTCTACCGGTGGGTAGGCACGGAGTACCAACTCGCCGCGACGCTGCCCGCCCCGGCGGGACGGGTGACCGGTCTTGCCGTCAATCGCACGCTGCGGGACTTCTCAGAACGCGAACGGCGAATGCTGAATCTCCTGCGCCCGCATGTCATCCAAGCCTATCAGACCGCGTCTCTGATGACCCAACTGCGTCATGATGCTGCACGCGGCGCCGAGGCATCGGGCCCCGCGTATGGACTGATCAGCGTCACGCGTGACGGCCGCGTGCTCTCGATGACGCCAGAGGCGCAAACTGTGCTCGCGCAGTACTATGGGGACATCGTCCAGCCCGGACGTCGCCTCCCCGAGGACTTGGATGCATGGTTCACCCACCACGAGGCGCCGCAAGGGCGCGTCGACGAGGTCCCGCAGGCGCGCCTTCCATTGATACGCGGACACCAGGGCCGCGGGCTGGTCGTGCGACGTGTCGTGGATGGCGAGCAGATCCACCTCGTCGTGGAGCTCCGGGGCCGCACGATTCCGCCCACATCGCTTGAGCGATTGGGGTTGACGCGGCGGGAGGCCGAGGTGATGGCCCTGGTCCTCCAGAATTACACAAACAAGACAATCGCCACTCGATTGGGCATGGATCAGCGCACGGTCGCGAAACACCTCGAGCATGTGTACAACAAGTTTGGCGTGACAACTCGGGGTGCAGCGGCCACATGGACGCTGCAGGGCATCAGGCTCGTCGAAGGCGCGCACGGTTGA